From one Accipiter gentilis chromosome 3, bAccGen1.1, whole genome shotgun sequence genomic stretch:
- the GRPEL1 gene encoding grpE protein homolog 1, mitochondrial yields the protein MAAVAQCVRAAVRPRYPLLSFSLRTSPRLLCVATQQKNTGQNLEEDQSQSQNEQKVEPSSAEKILTEEKAKLEEQLKEVTDKYKRALADAENVRQRSQKLVEEAKLYGIQSFCKDLLEVADILEKATESVPKEEIKDENPHLKSLYEGLVMTELQIQKVFKKHGLLRLDPVGAKFDPYEHEALFHAPMEGKEPGTIALVSKIGYKLHGRTLRPALVGVVKDA from the exons ATGGCGGCGGTGGCCCAGTGCGTGCGGGCCGCGGTGCGCCCGCGGTACCCGCTGCTGAGCTTCTCCCTGAG GACTTCTCCACGACTGCTTTGTGTAgcaacacaacagaaaaatacTGGCCAGAACTTGGAAGAGGACCAGAGTCAGAGCCAAAATGAGCAGAAGGTTGAACCCAGCTCTGCTGAAaaaattttaactgaagaaaaggcCAAACTGGAAGAACAACTTAAAGAAGTTACT gaCAAGTACAAGCGTGCCTTGGCAGATGCAGAAAATGTGAGGCAAAGAAGCCAGAAACTGGTAGAAGAGGCAAAGTTATACG ggaTTCAGAGCTTCTGTAAGGACTTACTAGAAGTTGCAGACATTCTGGAGAAGGCAACAGAAAGTGttccaaaagaagaaatcaaGGATGAAAATCCTCACTTGAAGAGCTTATATGAAGGTCTTGTTATGACAGAACTACAGATTCAAAAGGTGTTTAAAAAACATGGCCTGCTCAGACTGGATCCTGTCGGAGCCAAGTTCGATCCCTATGAACATGAAGCATTGTTCCATGCTCCCATGGAAGGGAAGGAGCCTGGCACTATTGCATTAGTATCCAAGATTGGCTATAAGCTGCATGGGCGTACACTGCGGCCTGCCTTGGTGGGTGTTGTGAAAGACGCTTAG